In Glycine max cultivar Williams 82 chromosome 4, Glycine_max_v4.0, whole genome shotgun sequence, the genomic stretch CTACGACGGTGTGTAGTAATGCACCGTCTTAGATAAGTTCCAAAATGCCCCTGCCAAAGCTACAAAGATAGTGTTACAAAGAAACGTCATTGTAGACgaataaaaatgttatatatttacGTAAATGTCACCACGTACACTACTACGACGGGTTATATACGACTGACGtagaatgtgcgtcgtaaaatagggtttttttagtagtgtataTATTTACACGCGTGTGTCTATGTGTTATGCAAACTCTTACTCCAAGGGGATTTTTAACTTTGAGCGATCATCTTAAACCCTCCCTTAACATAGAATACACATCCATCCATGCAGAGAGTCCTTTGACTGGTCCTATAGAAGAATTgtgattttatcaaaaatagTTGAACACAGATAGTGACTTACCTCAACAAGACTTGCAATGACCTTAACTTCTAAAGGAGTTTGCCCACTCATCTATTCCATAAGCTCATTTAGCATTAGCTGCTACAAATTTTGATAGCACTAGATTAAGAGACCACCAAATACTCTCGACTTATTGACCGCCTATTCACATACAAATATGAATGAATATTCACATAATTATTGATCAACATCTATCAACATACCAATACCTCATAGGATACACATCCACCCATGAGGGTCAACAGTTACCCCTCTTTCACTCATGCAtttagaaatttcaaataaaaaatttatttccattGAATACATCGTAATcactaattaattactttttaaatcaatttcatGTGTAAATGTGTataacattaagaaggagagaaaaaaatcagTCACTTGAAGCTTTTTCAAGATCTTTTCAACAATAAATCATGAAAATATAGTTTGTCATATATTTTCACTCAGTCAATACCTATACTCAACaaaaatgacaacaaaaaatCCCTTTGTTCTAGTGATGAACTAGCTTAGCCAATAGTCCTGCTAACTTAGTGAGAGTACCTGTTCAACAAGCAGTCACTTGTAGCTTAGCAAGAATGGTGACAGAGAGCTCCAGTGATATTCTTGCTTAGCGAGGATGACAATAGAGAATCCCATTTTCCGTTTGCATAGCTTGCTCAACTCAGGTTGCTAGCTTAACGAGTTATGTGCAGACCAATAGTTGCAAAATTCTCCTCTTCCAAAgttcattgaaaaaaaaatcataaacaagaCCAAAACTTTCAACATTTCTCTACAAATCCACGTCACCAATAATGATCTTTCAACACAAGGAAAGCGATCAACATCATAATAACCCACCAATTATCACATAGTCAttcaaaaattcaaactttcaaGAGCTTAAAAATTCAAACCCATCATTtacaaacatttataattatcTCATTGATGAACAGAAGCATGTGATAGAGTTTTCCTTACCTCTTGTGGTCAATCTCAACTTAGATTATTAGGAGAAGGGAAAGATAGACACTGAGTTCAACGTGTGAGCTTTTTCTTTAACCCACCAACAACTCAACTATAGAATACAACAAAAACCCAAAAATGTTTTTGGAGGCCTGATGGTGGTTACATGTTTTGTTTCGTGGGTGCTGGAAGCTAAGGTTTTTCATAGTGGGACATATGGCGAATGGATGGTACACAGCTTTAATGATCACACATTCACACGCCATACTGGTTTACACAATTTGGTGGTGAATGGTTGTATAAGTataggaaatatattttttgtaaagcaAATATAGTTTTTGTCATTGGCTACCAGAAGTAGAGGGGGAAGGGATAACAGGACACTGAGGTTACAAATCTCATTTTGTCGTGCTTTGGATATTTGATGTAAAGGTTGGGTACCTCTTTTACCCCCTATTAATTCTCTTGTCTAATGAAATtacctttttttgttaaaaaaaacttatttattgtttttcataACTTAAATGTCACTAAAACAAGATAATACAGGGTAAAATAGGTACTACAAAGTGAAGGGAGTAATTTCTAACACCACATGCATGAAAATGCATACTAATTAATCATCACGATCTTGCAATTTGTAGAGTTTTTTTGAAGATTAACATTTCATTAACTATATGGATGAAATGAGATTGATGACTATTCCCATACGGTATGTGGAAAATAATTTGCTTTGTATTTCTCTTTTACTATGTACTCcttctgtttttatttattagacattttttttgtacatttttataagattttatttcaattgttatgcgcattgatttttttattaaatatcctaaattgtatttttttctctcacttatgaaaattaaaaagaagataaattggTTCATCTCAACAAGTTaacattaaatttgaaaaaatattataattatagataaatttaatagtaataactaaattaatcaattttttttaataaatgttaaattaataaattaagtctTATAATTAAAGACAGTGGGAGTACATCTTAGTTCTACTATTTTCTTTGCCTCAGATCCCTCAAATCATATAATccaagggaaaaggaagaacaaagcgaggaaaaggaattaaaaaaccACGGAAGCATTCACTTCGGGTTTGATATGTACACGACTTATTTATGTTACAACCACAAACGAAGCTCTTTATTTGGTTCAACACGACTTGTTTACTTCACATTTTAGAGGACCTGCAAAGCGAGTGAGACTCGATACGGCTTTCCCAGGCTTTGCTATGATTTCTGCCTTGGGATTTTTTGCTACGTTTTTCCCAGACTGAACAAAGAAGGCTCCATTCATCAATAAATCACCCTCTGATCTCCAATTCCAGTTCTTCCACACACTTTCTGGTGCATAGTCCCTTTTTGTCACCTATATCATGCAGCAAAAAGCCATTAAGTGCATGcatacaaattaaaatgaaaaaataaataaataaaacactaaaaaaaatttgaaaatttaattataaattatataaagtttattaatattatatacttCTTTGGCATTTTAAAGTGTTTTTGTATTagtattcaatcataaattgttATGCaagtttattaatattatatacttCTTTGGCATTTCGGTCATTTGGGGCGATAAACCGGTTGCCCTGGCTGATGATGGTGGGTTGTTGGCTACCACCTATGGCGTACATTAGCCAATGCGTGTAGTCATTGTTAACAATATGAAAGAAGCCCCATCTGCACCTTGGCATCCTCTGAATCAATCCTTTCCCGAAATGATTGAAAGCCAAAGTCACTTGCATGATTTTATCCCCCGAGTAGCTATCACTCGCACCAAATAATAATACCTGATCAATGACAAAATGAACCAATGTTACTGCCACACAACTACATAAGGAAGAAGCACATATTGAATATGAAGATATGAAAAAGTTTAAGAATCACAGAAGGGACACTACAGTAACACCAcctataaaataagaatttaatatcTACACATCATTAGCATAAAATTTTTTACACAATCTATCAACCGTATACTATGGTAGACATTACTTTTAACAATTTACTTCGACAATGCGTGATTgtgcatatattatttactaTAAAATCATATTATAAAGTGACTTTCTAACATAATTATGAAATCACATGGGTACTAGTCTTATGTCTAAACCTGTCCATACTACCACATTTCCATTATTTGAATTTCCAACTGTGTtctaataacaataacaatagaGTCTTATTTTACTAAATGAGTTCATCAGCTACATGAATCAACACAATACTATTTGACACGGTTAAAAACTGTGTtctaagaaatataaaaattatttctacgGAGGTAGAAAGTagaatttgaaatattatttactaTAAAATCATATTATAAACTGACTTCATAACATAATTATGAAATCACATGGACACTAGCTTTATATCTAAACTTGTCCATATTTCTTAAATACCACATTTCCATTATTTGAATCTCCAACTGTGTtctaacaacaaaaataattttacttagtgaggtcAGCTATATAGATCAACACAATGCTATTCGACACAGTTAAAAACTGTGTTAcgagaaatataaaaattatttttatagagGTAGAAAGTAGAATTAGAAATATTTACATCGTTATGTTTGGTAAGATGGCAGTTGGAGATGGTAACAGCAGTTGAAGCGCTAACGACATCGATGAGGCCGTCATCGCAGTTGGTAAAGGAAACATGATCTATCCAAACATATGTGGATCCAAACACCGAAATGGCATCCCCATCACTCATGGCACGGACTCCATAGTGATCCATGGAGTCTCTGATGAGGCCACCACTACATTTCTTAATGTCATGAATGTGCAGACCGTGAATGATGATGTTTTTCACATATTGCAACGTTATTTGGGCACCCTCACTAATGTGCACATTGGCACCACGTGCATCTATGGTCTTATTATCCGTTAGCATGAGCTCCGCGTGAAGTTTAATGTTCATGTTTCGATCAAAAATGATCCACAGTGGCTCTCTTTGAATTGCAGCATGTCTCAATGTCCCTGGTTTAGGGTTTA encodes the following:
- the LOC100801864 gene encoding probable pectate lyase P59, with product METSKFSLLFFYVICLAIFPTLNANIGHFDHVWHRRLKEAREAAKQAYKPNPMKVTAEFNTHVIRAMRGSNNSRRGLSNQYDGPCKATNPIDKCWRCDPNWEKNRKRLADCALGFGHGTTGGKDGKIYVVNDSSDNDLVNPKPGTLRHAAIQREPLWIIFDRNMNIKLHAELMLTDNKTIDARGANVHISEGAQITLQYVKNIIIHGLHIHDIKKCSGGLIRDSMDHYGVRAMSDGDAISVFGSTYVWIDHVSFTNCDDGLIDVVSASTAVTISNCHLTKHNDVLLFGASDSYSGDKIMQVTLAFNHFGKGLIQRMPRCRWGFFHIVNNDYTHWLMYAIGGSQQPTIISQGNRFIAPNDRNAKEVTKRDYAPESVWKNWNWRSEGDLLMNGAFFVQSGKNVAKNPKAEIIAKPGKAVSSLTRFAGPLKCEVNKSC